The Granulicella sp. 5B5 nucleotide sequence TCAGGTGGGCATCGGCGTTGTCCTCGCCGGTCTGGTGGTGCTTGTAGTGCGGCCAGCGGGGCGCCAGTTTTTCGAGCCAGATGCCGATGTCTTCGATCAGGCCATCTTCGTTGTCGTTGACGTAGATGGCGGCGGTGATGTGCATGGGCGAGACGAAACACAGCCCGTCGTCGATGCCGCTGCGGCGCACAATGGCCTCTACCTGCGGCGTGATGTGGACCATCTCGTAGCGGTCGTATGTGTTGAATGTGAGGTATTCGGTGTGGGCCTTCATGGGGATAGTTTAGTGGAGCCGAAAGCAAACCTTCGGGCTAAAAGCCCGTCCCATTTTGCCTCACCCAAGAGACCCGAAGCTAAAGCTTCGGGGTACCTGATTCTTGCCACAACTCTGGTACCCCGACCCTTCAGGGTCGGGTCTCATAAGGAGTGGTGAGGAAATGGGCTTTAGCCCTGAGGTATGCTTTCGTCCATGCAGCCAACAGAGCAACAAGGCCAAACCTATGCAATCTCCATCTCTACATTTCTTCAACATCGCCACTTTCAGAAGGAAACTCACGCAGACCTTTTTCTGAAAACACTTCTTCGCTATCGCGAACAAGGCAGGTTTCAACTGCATGGTTTCGCGATTATGCCCGATCACGTGCATCTGCTCATTACGCCTGCGGCTGAGCAGACCCTGCCGAAGTGCATACAACTGATTAAAGGCGGTTACTCATTCGCGGCAAGGACGTTAACGCAAAAAGAGATATGGCACTCCGGTTATCACGAGCACCGTGTCCGTGACATCACGGATTATGACCACCAGTTGCGATACATCGCGAACAATCCACCTGCGGCTCGCCTTCCCATGGACTATCTCTATGTTCATACGCATCCAGAGTCGGCCGCTTGCGTTGACCCATGTCCATCGAGGCTCTTGTAGTGAAAGCAAACCTCAGGGCTAAAGCCCCTCGCATTTTGCGAGGCTTATGAGACCCGAAGCTAAAGCTTCGGGGTACCTGATTTGTGGCGACCCTCACAGTTGGAATAAGCATTACACTCCTTTCATGAGACTGCTGTCCATCCTCTTTACTCTCACGCTCTCGGCCCAGGCCCAGTGGACGATCCAGGCCGCCGCGACGACGGCAGATCTTCGCGGCATCGACTCGGTGGGCAAAGGCATCGCGTGGGCCTCGGGGACGAACGGCACCGTACTACGCACTGAAGACGGCGGCTACCTCTGGCAGAGGTGCACCGTCCCACCCGGCGCAGAGAAGCTCGACTTCCGCGGCATCCAGGCCTTCGATGAGAACACCGCGATTGTGATGTCGAGCGGGAAGGGTGATCTGTCGCGGTTGTACAAGACCAACGACGGGTGCCAGACGTGGAAGCTGGTGTTTACGAATCCGGACAAGGATGGATTCTGGGATGCGCTCGCGCTTCACAATCAATGGAATGGCTTTTTATTAGGCGATCCCGTTGGAGGTTCTTTCTATCTAGCGCGTACAGAGGACAAAGGGGAAACCTGGACAACACAACAGAACCCCGGGTTGTATGCCGAAGCTGATGCACAGGGAGCCTTCGCGGCCAGCAACTCTTCGGTAGCGCTGTTGGTCGGAGGTATTGGGTTCGCAACGGGAGGTGCGGGAGGAAGTTTTTTCTATCACCCCATCCTCATGCAAGCTTGCGGCGATGCCTGTTCTGAGGAGGACAGCAATCGGGATGGGAAAAAGAATGTTTGGGAACGCACGAGAATACCAGTCGGCAATGCCAGCGAAGAATCGGGCGTTTTCTCTCTCGACTTTCGATGCAATCCTGAGAATTGGCGTGCAGTGAAGATCCTCGTTGCGGTAGGCGGAGACTATAAGCATCCCGATTCTTCAGCGCGGACAGCAGCTTTTACTCTTGATCAAGGGGAAACATGGACGGCCTCGACGCACCCACCTCACGGCTACCGTAGTGCCGTGGCTTTCGACGATGCGTCCAACACCTGGATCACTGTCGGCCCGAACGGCACAGACATCTCCACCGACAACGGCAAGAACTGGCGTGCGCTGAAGCCCGGCCCCGGCGATGCTCCTGATGCCGACCAGCATTGGAACGCTCTCTCGCTACCGTTTGTTGTTGGGCCGCATGGGCGCATCGGCCTGCTGGAGCCTGACGCGCTGAAGGCCAAGACTCAGTAAGCGTAAGCACCTATCGCCGGTGCGAGCAAAACGCAGATTCCCTCCGGGAATGACAAGCTAAGAATACGAATGAGAAACAAGAAGGGTAGCGGATGATCCTCTACGCAGCCACCTCCAACCCAGGCAAACTCGCCGAGTTCGGCACCAGCGCCAGTGGTGCGGGCATTGAGGTGCTTGCGCTGCCCGGCATAAAGTCGATGCCCGAGCCGGTGGAAGACGCCGACAGCTTTATGGGCAACGCGGAGAAGAAAGCCATCTCCTACTCACTGCTCGCACCGGGACTATTTGTGTTTGCGGACGACTCCGGGCTGGTGGTGACCGCGCTCGGCGAGGCTCCCGGCGTGCGCAGTGCGCGATTCGCTGACGACGCTGGCTATCGCATGGGCGCCGGTGAGAGCACCGACACGCGGAACAATGCGCTGCTGCTCGAACTGTTGCAGGTGGCCATTGACCGCAGCGCGCGGTTCGTCTGCGCACTCGCGCTGGCCCGCGATGGCGTGGTACTGCTGCGCTCCGAAGGCGTCGTCGCAGGCGAGGTGCTGCACGCACCGCGAGGCGAAAACGGCTTCGGCTATGACCCACTGTTTCTGCTACCCGCGCTCGGCCTGACCACCGCCGAGCTGCCGCCCGCGCAGAAGTGGGAGCTTTCGCACCGTGGCAACGCCTTTCGCAGCCTGCTGGCGCAGATCAAGGCCGGAAGTTTCTAACGCGAACCGCTCCCTGCAATCTTCCCACTTCCCCGCAAAAGCTCTCACTTGTTTTCTTTATCGCACACTCGTCCGATTACCGTGCGCCAAATGGCCATTCTGCTTGACCCGACCTTTTTCCGGATGGAATCATCACAATGCCGCCCGCTGCGTCGCAACCGCGCAGCGGCATCTTTCGACCCCAGGAGCCAGCCCATGGCCGCAGCCGCACCTCCCGCTCCCACCAAACGACCCGGCGTTCAGCCGCTGCGCGCCGGCGAAGGGCACAGCTACCTCTGGCGCAGGCTGCACTCACTCTCCGGCATCGTGCCCATCGGCGCGTTCCTGATCGAGCACATCATTTCGAACTTCGAGACGTGGAACGGCCCTGCCGCCTACGCAAAGCAGGTGCTCTTCCTCAACAGCCTGCCAATGGTGCGGCTGCTGGAGTGGGTCTTCATCTTTATCCCGCTGGCGTTTCACGCGCTCTATGGCGTGTACATCGCCTTTCGGGGACGCGCGACGGTCAATGTCTATCCGTGGGCCGGCAACTGGGGTTATCTGATGCAGCGCGTTACGGGCATCATCGCCTTTGCGTACATCATCCAGCATGTGTGGCGGCAACGGTTCAGCGGCGCTGATCTGCCACATCATCCCGGAATGGCGTTTGCCAAGGTGCAGCATGAGCTGCACAACCCGTGGATGCTGGCGATCTATGTGATCGCGATGATCGCGACCTGCTGGCACTTCGCGTATGGCATCTGGCTCTTCGCCGCGAAGTGGGGCATCACGCCCGGCGACAACGCGCGCAAGAAGTTTGGCTACGTGTGCGCCGCCGTGGGCACGGTGCTCTGCGTGATGGGCCTAATGAGCATCTACGCGGTGGTTTATAAGTACCCGAACGCTCCGGCGGATGTGATGCCAGAGCACAGCATCGTTCATTCGCTGCCCGGCAGCGCGCTTATCAGCACACATTCAAGTTAGAGGGACGAGCATGGCTGCACCACGCATCATCGTTATCGGAGGAGGCCTTGCGGGTCTCTCGGCGGTCATCAAGATTGCTGAAGCCGGCGGCACGGTCGACCTCTTCTCCATCGTGCCGGTGAAGCGCTCGCACTCGGTGTGCGCGCAGGGCGGCATCAATGCGGCGAAGAACCTGAAGGGCGAAGGCGACGACGTCTACAAGCACTTCGACGACACGGTGTATGGCGGCGACTTCCTCGCCAACCAGACGCCGGTGAAGAACATGACCGCTCAGGGCCCGGCGATCATCGACCTGCTGGACCGCATGGGCGTCCCGTTCAACCGTACGCCCGAAGGCCTGCTCGACTTCCGTCGCTTTGGCGGGACTTTATACCATCGGACCGCTTTTGCA carries:
- a CDS encoding secondary thiamine-phosphate synthase enzyme YjbQ, with translation MKAHTEYLTFNTYDRYEMVHITPQVEAIVRRSGIDDGLCFVSPMHITAAIYVNDNEDGLIEDIGIWLEKLAPRWPHYKHHQTGEDNADAHLKALLLHHETTLPVTHGRLDLGTWQRVFYAELDGQRSKRVIVKVLGVEK
- a CDS encoding transposase; this encodes MQPTEQQGQTYAISISTFLQHRHFQKETHADLFLKTLLRYREQGRFQLHGFAIMPDHVHLLITPAAEQTLPKCIQLIKGGYSFAARTLTQKEIWHSGYHEHRVRDITDYDHQLRYIANNPPAARLPMDYLYVHTHPESAACVDPCPSRLL
- a CDS encoding non-canonical purine NTP pyrophosphatase; amino-acid sequence: MILYAATSNPGKLAEFGTSASGAGIEVLALPGIKSMPEPVEDADSFMGNAEKKAISYSLLAPGLFVFADDSGLVVTALGEAPGVRSARFADDAGYRMGAGESTDTRNNALLLELLQVAIDRSARFVCALALARDGVVLLRSEGVVAGEVLHAPRGENGFGYDPLFLLPALGLTTAELPPAQKWELSHRGNAFRSLLAQIKAGSF
- a CDS encoding succinate dehydrogenase encodes the protein MAAAAPPAPTKRPGVQPLRAGEGHSYLWRRLHSLSGIVPIGAFLIEHIISNFETWNGPAAYAKQVLFLNSLPMVRLLEWVFIFIPLAFHALYGVYIAFRGRATVNVYPWAGNWGYLMQRVTGIIAFAYIIQHVWRQRFSGADLPHHPGMAFAKVQHELHNPWMLAIYVIAMIATCWHFAYGIWLFAAKWGITPGDNARKKFGYVCAAVGTVLCVMGLMSIYAVVYKYPNAPADVMPEHSIVHSLPGSALISTHSS